In Nicotiana tabacum cultivar K326 chromosome 2, ASM71507v2, whole genome shotgun sequence, the following proteins share a genomic window:
- the LOC107826261 gene encoding nicotianamine aminotransferase 1-like gives MQSVDPSDTRPVIPLSHGDPSSFSCFRTTPVAEDAIFDSVRSAKFNGYSSSVGILSARRAVAEHLSQDLPYKLSPDDVYLTIGCTQAIEIILNVLARPNANILLPRPGFPYYEARAAYNHLEMRHFNLLPEKKWEVDLNSVESLADENTVAIVIINPGNPCGNVYTYQHLKEVAEMAKKLGILVIADEVYDHLTFGSKPFVPMGIFGSIAPVITLGSISKRWIVPGWRLGWLVTNDPNGILKEYGVIDSIMGYLNLISDPATLIQGAIPMILQKTKDDFFSKIVNILRQAADICYDKIKDIPCITCPSKPEGSMSVMVKLHLNLLEDIEDDLDFCVKLAKEESLIILPGVTVGLKNWLRITFACELSTLEDGLKRLTAFCQRHAKKNNKLLLEGNLISLHF, from the exons ATGCAGAGCGTCGACCCGTCCGACACCCGACCCGTTATCCCTCTCTCCCACGGCGACCCTTCTTCCTTCTCCTGCTTTCGGACCACTCCCGTCGCTGAAGATGCTATCTTTGATTCCGTTCGCTCTGCTAAGTTCAACGGCTATTCCTCCTCCGTCGGCATACTTTCAGCTAGAAG GGCTGTAGCAGAACACTTATCTCAAGATCTTCCATACAAGTTGTCACCTGATGATGTTTACTTGACAATTGGATGTACTCAAGCAATTGAAATAATTTTGAATGTTCTTGCTCGCCCGAATGCAAATATTCTACTTCCAAGGCCTGGATTTCCTTATTATGAAGCGCGAGCTGCGTATAATCATCTTGAAATGCGTCACTTTAATCTTCTCCCTGAAAAGAAGTGGGAGGTAGACCTTAATTCAGTTGAGTCTTTGGCAGATGAAAATACTGTTGCTATTGTCATTATTAATCCTGGGAATCCTTGCGGTAATGTCTACACATACCAACATTTGAAGGAG GTGGCGGAGATGGCAAAGAAGCTTGGAATTTTAGTTATTGCTGATGAAGTTTATGATCATCTTACTTTTGGAAGTAAACCATTTGTGCCTATGGGAATATTTGGATCGATTGCGCCTGTTATTACACTTGGATCCATATCAAAGAGGTGGATTGTCCCTGGTTGGCGACTTGGTTGGCTTGTTACAAACGATCCAAATGGAATACTAAAAGAATATGGG GTCATAGATTCTATTATGGGGTATCTCAATCTAATTTCTGACCCCGCAACCCTTATTCAG GGAGCAATTCCTATGATCCTTCAGAAAACAAAAGATGATTTCTTCTCTAAAATAGTAAATATACTAAGACAAGCTGCAGACATTTGTTATGACAAAATCAAGGATATACCTTGCATCACTTGCCCAAGTAAACCTGAAGGATCTATGTCTGTGATG GTCAAACTTCACTTAAACCTTCTAGAAGACATTGAAGATGACCTGGACTTCTGTGTCAAGCTTGCTAAGGAGGAGTCTTTGATAATTTTACCAG GTGTTACTGTAGGACTCAAGAATTGGCTCAGGATAACCTTTGCATGTGAACTATCAACTCTAGAAGATGGTCTCAAGAGACTAACTGCTTTCTGTCAAAGGCAtgcaaagaaaaacaataagctaCTCTTAGAAGGAAACTTGATATCTCTCCATTTTTAG